The Labeo rohita strain BAU-BD-2019 unplaced genomic scaffold, IGBB_LRoh.1.0 scaffold_87, whole genome shotgun sequence sequence TTACTGGAAGAGAAAGAGTAAAACAGCCTGTGATTGGCTGATTCATTCGCACGCATCAGCCGCTGAATATTCTAATGAGCTCTTGACTGGAGTACTTTGATTAAACGTGAGGGGTGTTAACcttaactaaaaactaaaactattaaaaacatctttaatatttgatatGAAGCTTAAATAATAGAACTTataaataaaggaataaaaattagaaatggtCCCTAGGCAgctaaatgaaatgtttaaaatttaaataaaaatatttaaacctaaatagtaaataaaaaaaaaaaaaaaaacactaaaaattaaacatacataaaaaataaaaatacaagctaATTCaacacatgaataaaacttattatagtaaataaataaaaataaactaaatttaaataaaaacgaaTGCTAAatagtacttttaaaaaattacaaaaataacagGAAATGATAAACAATAGGAAGtgaacaaaactaaaactagaATGGAGATAAAAATACAAGTTAAACCcaattagtaataaaaaaaaaaaaagatgaaaaatgaaaaatacaagaaactataataatatataaactaaaacttTGAAGTGGCATTTCTTTTTGATGAAAATGAAGCGAGCTGCACAAGAGAAACTGAACTCTGTTCTGATGTAATTTTAACGGTCTAAAAATCACACGAGGCCTCTATGAAGACACAGACAGGAGCTGCTCCATACAAACTCATTCTCTCTTTATTTGGCATCTAGCAGTCAGATTTCTTGGTTTTGTTCAGCAGGATGTCACACAAACAATCATACAATCAAATGTTAAAACCGTTTGACTAGATGCTCCGCCCAtccaaaacagaaaatactATAGTACcataaatcaatcaattaaatcatgataaaaccaATAAATGAGTTTGATATTAACTAGAGTTTGTGTTCCACTGCCTGACTGGAGAGATGACGAGAAGAAACCAAGATCACAAACTCCCGCAATGTTAAAACCGAGATGATGAAGAGGAGGATGACGATGAAGGCCGATGATTGATCTCGGACCGGTTCTTCTAGCTTTTAGATCGGATCGGATCCTGCGGGCGACCGACGGGTGAAGTGGCAGAGCGTGTTGAAATGGGCAGAGTCAGCAGGGTGGGGGCGGGGCTTGTTCACATGTTCATCTTCCTGAGGTATGTGGTCATGTCAAACACGGGTGGATTGACTTTGCCTCCATGAGCATCTTTTACACCTTTAGCAATGATTATCGCTGAAAGACAGAGCAATAATAGCATCAGTCTCACAAACACATCACACCAGCATCAAAGAAATACAATGAATTACAaatctttcattcatttttatatcatttttgtatatatttaattcattctCGCAtcgaaataattaaaaacaaaaaataaaaataataaatttaaaattaaacatacattttgtttcatatttacatataatatctATATCtgctttatatataaatatatattcaattcaGAATCTGAACATATTaaatgaatttacttttttttttttttaaattataaattaattctaaattaaaattaaatgtaaattaaatatttgaatatactgacatgcaatatttgtaaatacttgcttgaaacatgcttaatattttgctaCAGCTCTCTACGGTACGACGGCTCTCACCTTGGTGAGATCTGCCGATGGTGAATGAGAACGGGTCGGGCTCTTTATCTGAGGTCTTCATCTTGATGTCCATGGTGTTCTGGCCGTCCACATTCAGAGCATCTCTCAGCACCGTGCACCTCCTGCCTGCCAGAGTTATGCCATTGGCAAACAGACTACCACGGTCATTGGTGACGATAGCCTTAACCTCAGCCGCCTGACGGggagacagacacacagattgTGAGTGTGGATTGCGGGTGATATAATGGTCCAGCAAACACAAGCCAAAACAAGCAGAAGCATTCAAAGCCCCTCCTCTCATACACTCAGATTCTCCTCGCGTCGCTCATGTTTTGTCATGTTCCTGTAGACAGCGCCTATCTGCAGCTCCACATACGGAGCCTAACACGGCCTCCGGTCCTTCGTTTGAATTTATTACATCGTGCCAGATGATTCTTGGAATGAAACTAGATCACATTCATCTTCACGTCCTGATCGCTCAACAGGCATTTCAACATTAAGATTTTAGCTTCAAATGTGCATGAAAGTAAAAGGGAAAGCGCATGCTGTTCATGGTCTTATTTTTACGCTACTCACCTCACTGGTTCCTTTTTCGCTGGACGTCTAAAACAACCCAGACACAGCTGCAATTACACAATAAATGTAACTCTTCTCACAGTATGAGAGATGAGATAGGAGCcaacaaaaataagttaatgTTTCGAACACTTATTCTCAATGTTGTCCGaatgttcaaaacatttttccattttatcatGATGAGAATGTTACCTTTGAATCTTCATTAcaggaatgttacttttaaatctTCTCTGAACATTATgagaatgttacttttaaattgtTATCATCTTTTCTGAACATTACGGGAATGTTACTTTCATCGAAAcaagtagtaacatttaaaaaacatgaactgGAAACAAAACACTACATGAACcatgtataaataatgttttttgctAACGTTtgagaacattgttaaaaaccAGATAACTATTAACAGTTCCCTGAAGGAACATTCGTTCATCATTTTGACAGAACCTAACCCGAACGGTTTGAGAACGCTTCCTGCCAGCTGGGTTAGACAGACAGCATCTCTAAATTCTTTAAAAGTCTGAGTTGCATGTTAGGACACGAACAGGGGAAACACACACGACTgagcgcgcgcacacacacacacacacgtatctAGCACTTttttgttatcatgtttttaattgtgtttcattgtattagttagatgtatttttagttttagtttagttttacttaaaataacccaactgcagtatGATTGATTgcaatgcacaatgaaaaaacatgatttttgaaaattgttgaGTTCtccttttttgcaaattaactcttCGTACATATATATAAGTCATGTCAGAATGAAAGTTAGTGAGAGGAACCGGAGACAGGAAGCACAGTGTTGAAATAGTCCGCGGTCAAAACTGCATTCTGCTTTATATAAGACGCAGCAGCGGTAGTTCACGTAAGGCGAATGTCTCTcatacttttgcttaatgttttaaatattcaacagCTCATACATACAAATCATCTGACATGAaaagctgtcagaatgagagcttCCGCGTGTCCGCCCAAGTCGCGCGCGCGCGCGCTCTCGTTCAGAGAGAGGGGTACTCACTTCCGCCTTCGGCACGCGTGACCAAATAAGGAGCGCTCGACTGAACTCCGCTCGAGCGCTGTGAGGAAATTCAGCGCGAATGAATAAACCGTTGATTTCCTCTAAACTACGAATCTGTTGGAAATTACAGCGGCTTTCTTTCGTTAAACTTGGTGGAAAGTTTGCGGCTTCGCCGGGCTACACCGAATTCCGTTATGAACGGCGAAGATGCGAGCGCATCACTTTTAAATGAGGAAGAAGGAACAAGTAAGAAAGAAAACGCTCCACGCGAATAAGTAAGTCGacatttaaagaaacacaaaaaagcAAAGTTTTAAGTGTAGTACCGTGACTTGGCTCAGCCAGCCGCCCGGTGCCGCAGCCCAAACGGACTCCTGACCCGGTTTGCAACCGAGAATGACCGCATCATCCACCCACTCGCTCTTGGTCAGGCTGCTGATGTAGCTGTCCCAGCTCATGACTGCTGCTTTAGATCTGAGGAGCAATAAAACACATCATCTCCGTCAGTTAGCTGCTGAAAGCCCGTCGCGCTCGAGGAAAGCGATAACAAGCGATAAGAGAAAGAAAGTACCTGAGTGCGTCTCTGCTCCGATGCAAAGTGAGTTTGAGGAAGTCCGTGTCCGTTTATATGTAGCAGAGCGCGCGCCCTGCCCCACGGTCCACTTCCGCACCCCGCGAGACTAGAAGATCGACTGAAGATGCGCTGTGTGCATTATCGCAGAGTTCgctttttaaagtcattttcatAGCATGTGTTGAATGCGTTGAAGGCGCAAGCTGACTGAAGAGAGCTGAGGATTGACGTCGGTGAccaaaataagaacaaaaatatgttctgagaacgttatttctgaatgttacCTGTGTTTTAAACGTTTTGAGAACACTTTCCTCGGTTATGCGAATTCCACTTAGCAAACTTTATGGAAAGGTTCTCTACTGAGCGTTCTGAAACAAAAACCTTAGATGAACACACACATAGGAAAATTTGTTTACTCAAACATTGAAGGAACTTCTAatcatgtaattttaaaaatattatgggCCTTGCTACTTTTGAATGACCTCTGAATGTTTTGAGACTTGCacatgtgacatttaaaaaatattagacaAACGTCAAACATTCCACGAATGACATACAAATAATGTTCTGCAAAGACCATATGTGTCTACAAAaaccataagggtcagttttacgaaattgagctttatacatcatctgaaagctgaataaataagctttccattgatgtatggtttgttaggatgaatatatggaatctgagggtgcaaaaaaatcataatattgagaaaatcacctttaaagttgtccaagagaagctcttactaatgcatattactaatcagaaattaagctttgatatatttacagtaggaattttactaaatatcttcatgaaacatgatcataatttcctaatgatttctgccataaaagaaaaatctataattttgacccatacaatgtatttttggctattgctacaagtataccccagcgacttaagactggttttgtggtccagggtcacatatgtgtccctggacaacaaaaccagccatGATTCATACATAATGaaagctgaaagctgaataaatgagctttccattgatggatGGCTTGTTAtcataggacaatatttggctgagatacaactatttgaaaatctggagtctgaggttgcaaaaaaaaaaaaaaaatcaaaatattgagaa is a genomic window containing:
- the pfn1 gene encoding profilin-1, whose protein sequence is MSWDSYISSLTKSEWVDDAVILGCKPGQESVWAAAPGGWLSQVTAAEVKAIVTNDRGSLFANGITLAGRRCTVLRDALNVDGQNTMDIKMKTSDKEPDPFSFTIGRSHQAIIIAKGVKDAHGGKVNPPVFDMTTYLRKMNM